One genomic segment of Pseudomonas chlororaphis subsp. aurantiaca includes these proteins:
- a CDS encoding MFS transporter: MRQIWKSFRALYFASLMMLIGSGLLSTYLALRLAADHVDGLWVGALMAANYFGLVLGGKIGHRLIARVGHIRAYATCAGIVGAAVLGHGLVDWLPAWLVLRMIVGLGMMCQYMVIESWLNEQADAKQRGLVFSGYMIASYLGLVLGQLILVMHPALGPELLMLVALCFALCLVPVAMTRRIHPAPLHPAPMEPRFFIKRVPQSLSTVLGSGLIVGSFYGLAPLYASQQGLSTEQVGLFMGSCIFAGLVVQWPLGWLSDRYDRALLIRCFACFLAVVALPLAILPQVPLEVLFALGFLCSLVQFCLYPLAVAFSNDHVEGDRRVSLTAMLLVTYGVGASIGPLVAGVLMKLFGSQMLYAFFSFFALVLVWRIRPKAVTNLHQVDDAPLHHVAMPDSMSSSPLVAALDPRVDEQVVQDQMQQTSTPEAESPVASEEAADEVEDPVVKPDEPGPDQFSGARP; this comes from the coding sequence ATGCGCCAAATCTGGAAATCCTTTCGAGCGCTATATTTCGCCTCGCTGATGATGTTGATCGGCTCGGGCCTACTCAGTACCTACCTGGCGTTGCGCCTGGCTGCCGATCATGTCGACGGGCTATGGGTGGGTGCCTTGATGGCGGCCAACTATTTCGGCCTGGTGCTGGGCGGCAAAATCGGCCATCGCCTGATTGCCCGGGTCGGCCATATCCGGGCCTACGCCACTTGTGCCGGGATCGTCGGCGCGGCGGTGCTGGGGCACGGCCTGGTGGACTGGTTGCCGGCCTGGCTGGTGCTGCGGATGATCGTCGGCCTGGGCATGATGTGCCAGTACATGGTCATCGAGAGCTGGCTCAACGAGCAGGCCGACGCCAAGCAGCGCGGGCTGGTGTTCAGCGGCTACATGATCGCCTCGTATCTGGGGTTGGTCCTGGGGCAGTTGATTCTGGTGATGCATCCGGCCCTCGGACCTGAGTTGCTGATGCTGGTGGCCCTGTGTTTTGCCCTGTGCCTGGTGCCGGTGGCCATGACCCGGCGTATTCACCCGGCGCCTTTGCATCCGGCGCCCATGGAACCGCGCTTCTTTATCAAGCGCGTTCCGCAGTCGCTGAGCACGGTGCTCGGGTCGGGACTGATAGTCGGTTCGTTCTATGGTCTGGCGCCGTTGTATGCATCCCAGCAGGGCTTGAGTACCGAGCAGGTCGGCCTGTTCATGGGCAGCTGCATTTTTGCCGGGCTGGTGGTGCAGTGGCCGCTGGGGTGGCTGTCCGACCGTTATGACCGGGCCCTGCTGATTCGCTGCTTTGCCTGCTTCCTGGCGGTCGTCGCCTTGCCGTTGGCGATCCTGCCCCAGGTGCCGCTGGAGGTGCTGTTCGCCTTGGGGTTCCTCTGTTCGCTGGTGCAGTTCTGCCTGTATCCGCTGGCGGTGGCGTTTTCCAACGACCATGTCGAAGGCGATCGACGGGTCTCATTGACCGCGATGCTGCTGGTGACCTATGGCGTCGGGGCCAGTATCGGGCCGTTGGTGGCGGGGGTGCTGATGAAGTTGTTCGGCAGCCAGATGCTCTATGCGTTCTTCAGTTTTTTTGCCCTGGTACTGGTCTGGCGCATTCGGCCGAAAGCCGTGACCAACCTGCATCAGGTCGATGATGCGCCGCTGCATCACGTGGCGATGCCGGACAGCATGTCCAGTTCGCCATTGGTGGCCGCGCTCGATCCGCGGGTCGACGAGCAGGTGGTGCAGGATCAGATGCAGCAGACCAGCACGCCGGAGGCCGAGTCCCCGGTCGCGAGCGAAGAAGCCGCGGATGAGGTTGAGGATCCAGTGGTGAAGCCGGATGAGCCGGGGCCGGACCAGTTCAGTGGGGCCAGGCCCTAG
- a CDS encoding glutamine synthetase family protein: MTAEGFLEGRRLQMARGVLLQCIMGGYPPARFYGSDDGDLALNADPQQIHRLPWSSQPRALAICDADELSGESSRLSTRGQLKEVIARYAARGLAPVVATELEFFVFAPNTDPTQPFQPPLGLDGRREDGHSAFSVSSNNGLRPFFSEVYACMAALGLPRDTFMHEMGVSQFEINLLHGDPLLLADQTFLFKHLLKEVALRHGLTVVCMAKPLAHTPGSSMHIHQSLVESASGRNVFSDEAGEPTAMFRHFIGGLQAGMADFTALFAPNVNSYQRLCHPYASPNNACWSHDNRAAGLRIPASSPVARRVENRLPGADANPYLAIAASLAAGLHGIENELEPTPAIQGEFAVPDSLSLPCTLHAALERLKRSQLAKELFGNEFVEGYVASKTMELTSFFDEITPWERRVLAAQA, translated from the coding sequence ATGACCGCCGAGGGGTTCCTCGAAGGGCGGCGTCTGCAGATGGCCCGCGGGGTGCTGCTGCAATGCATCATGGGCGGCTATCCCCCCGCGCGTTTCTACGGCAGTGACGACGGCGACCTGGCGCTCAATGCCGACCCGCAACAGATTCACCGCCTGCCCTGGAGCTCGCAGCCGCGTGCGCTGGCGATTTGCGATGCGGATGAACTGAGTGGCGAAAGCTCGCGCCTTTCCACCCGCGGCCAGCTCAAGGAGGTCATCGCGCGGTACGCCGCTCGCGGCCTGGCGCCAGTGGTGGCGACCGAGCTGGAATTCTTCGTGTTTGCTCCCAATACCGATCCGACCCAGCCTTTCCAGCCACCCCTTGGCCTGGACGGTCGTCGCGAAGACGGGCATTCGGCGTTCAGTGTCAGTTCCAACAACGGCTTGCGGCCGTTCTTCAGTGAGGTCTACGCCTGCATGGCGGCCTTGGGCCTGCCGCGCGATACCTTCATGCATGAAATGGGCGTCAGCCAGTTCGAGATCAATCTGCTGCATGGCGATCCGCTGTTGCTGGCCGACCAGACCTTCCTGTTCAAGCACTTGCTCAAGGAAGTGGCACTCAGGCATGGCCTGACCGTGGTGTGCATGGCCAAGCCACTGGCGCACACGCCGGGCAGTTCGATGCATATTCACCAGAGCCTGGTCGAGTCGGCCAGCGGGCGTAACGTGTTCAGCGACGAGGCCGGAGAGCCGACCGCGATGTTCCGCCACTTCATTGGCGGGCTGCAGGCGGGCATGGCCGATTTCACTGCGCTGTTCGCCCCGAACGTCAACTCCTACCAGCGCCTGTGTCATCCTTACGCTTCGCCGAACAATGCCTGCTGGTCCCATGACAATCGGGCAGCGGGTCTGCGTATTCCGGCCAGCTCGCCGGTGGCGCGGCGGGTCGAGAACCGTTTGCCGGGCGCCGATGCCAACCCGTATCTGGCGATCGCCGCGAGCCTGGCGGCCGGTTTGCACGGCATCGAAAACGAGCTGGAACCGACGCCGGCGATTCAGGGTGAGTTTGCCGTGCCGGACAGTTTATCTTTGCCTTGTACCTTGCATGCCGCTCTCGAGCGTCTGAAACGTAGCCAGTTGGCCAAGGAATTGTTCGGCAATGAGTTCGTCGAAGGTTATGTCGCTTCGAAGACCATGGAGTTGACCAGTTTCTTTGATGAAATAACTCCCTGGGAGCGGCGCGTCTTGGCGGCCCAGGCTTAA
- a CDS encoding sensor histidine kinase — MNTHEQALDFSTVIASTVHDMKNSLTLLMQAHAQWLARLPLAQQGTPEQGVMEFEFAHLNGMLVQLLGLYKLGVNQLPVQPGYHELDDFIEAQLVSHQDVFASRGIAATYEVDPLTPLGFFDRELIASVLANCINNAIRYARHALLVSVHDEGGQTVLTINDDGEGYPQQMIDNQADYVQGINHSSGSTGLGLYFAGRIAALHQRNGVCGRTEIRNGGPLGGGVFSLYLP; from the coding sequence ATGAATACCCACGAACAGGCTCTCGACTTTTCCACGGTGATCGCCTCTACCGTGCATGACATGAAGAATTCCCTGACCCTGCTCATGCAAGCCCATGCCCAGTGGCTGGCAAGATTGCCACTGGCGCAGCAGGGCACGCCGGAGCAGGGCGTGATGGAGTTCGAGTTCGCCCATCTCAACGGCATGCTGGTGCAACTGCTGGGGCTCTACAAGCTGGGGGTCAATCAGTTGCCGGTGCAGCCGGGCTACCACGAACTGGATGACTTCATCGAAGCGCAATTGGTCAGCCATCAGGATGTGTTCGCCAGTCGTGGCATTGCCGCGACCTATGAAGTCGATCCTTTGACCCCCCTGGGTTTTTTCGATCGGGAACTGATCGCCTCGGTGCTGGCCAACTGCATCAACAACGCCATTCGTTATGCGCGCCATGCGCTGCTGGTCAGCGTGCACGATGAAGGCGGGCAGACGGTGCTGACCATCAATGACGATGGCGAGGGTTATCCGCAGCAGATGATCGATAACCAGGCCGACTACGTGCAAGGCATCAATCACAGCAGCGGCAGCACCGGCCTGGGATTGTACTTCGCCGGGCGCATTGCCGCGCTGCATCAGCGCAATGGTGTCTGCGGGCGTACCGAGATCCGTAATGGCGGGCCTCTGGGTGGTGGTGTGTTCAGTCTCTATCTGCCTTGA
- a CDS encoding tetratricopeptide repeat-containing response regulator has product MLAYHQKSFLIVDDFSDFRSSVRSMLRELGVKDVDTADTGEQALRMCAQKRYDFILQDYHLGDGKKNGQQVLEDLMTDKLISHESVFLMVTAETSQSMVLSALEHEPDAYLTKPFNRSSLAQRLERLQQRKSLLKPILQALDRGKPLEVLNACIALCKQDPRYSPLCLRYRADALRDMNQNEALERLYESILADRPLPWAYVGLGRLLFKRGQVTQAKAIYEKALKAFPMMPALYDGMAEVLLAEGDSKRAQSVLEEAVRLSPLAVRRQALLGKLAMTNEDFETASRAYRQAVSQGAQSRFKDPESNLGLAHALISKGSERGLDTRTRLEINSTLSAVAKENPSDPGLQIRARLMKATSLLLNDAETAEKLTEQAMLRLDGMEQFMSPEAALLVAKQLQMLGQADAGASMLKNCAEIYGDDPKVMEGIAKLTDDPAILNSANAAADMNRQGVRSYKAGALGEARDLFRRALAMQPKNISIALNMAQSLLHGTDITQDTALLEECRTCLKMVGLMPDTDARYPRYQKLRSKAFGE; this is encoded by the coding sequence ATGCTGGCGTACCACCAAAAAAGCTTTTTGATCGTCGATGATTTCTCGGATTTTCGCAGTTCTGTCCGGTCCATGCTGCGTGAGCTGGGCGTCAAGGACGTGGACACTGCCGATACAGGCGAGCAGGCGCTGCGCATGTGCGCGCAAAAGCGCTATGACTTCATCCTGCAGGATTACCACCTGGGCGACGGCAAGAAGAATGGGCAACAGGTGCTCGAAGACCTGATGACCGACAAGCTGATCAGCCATGAAAGCGTGTTTCTCATGGTCACCGCCGAGACCAGCCAATCGATGGTGCTCAGCGCCCTCGAGCACGAGCCGGACGCCTATCTGACCAAACCTTTCAACCGCTCCAGCCTGGCTCAGCGGCTGGAGCGGCTGCAGCAGCGCAAGTCGTTGCTCAAACCGATCCTGCAGGCGCTCGATCGCGGCAAGCCGCTCGAAGTGCTCAATGCCTGCATCGCCCTGTGCAAGCAGGATCCGCGCTATTCGCCGTTGTGCCTGCGCTACCGGGCCGATGCCCTGCGTGACATGAACCAGAACGAAGCACTGGAGCGGCTGTACGAAAGCATTCTGGCGGATCGCCCGTTGCCGTGGGCCTATGTCGGCCTGGGGCGTCTGCTGTTCAAGCGTGGCCAGGTGACCCAGGCCAAGGCCATCTACGAAAAGGCCTTGAAAGCCTTTCCGATGATGCCGGCGCTCTACGATGGCATGGCCGAAGTGCTGCTTGCCGAAGGAGACTCCAAGCGTGCCCAGAGTGTGCTGGAGGAGGCCGTGCGCCTGTCGCCGCTGGCCGTGCGCCGGCAAGCGCTGCTGGGCAAGCTGGCGATGACCAACGAAGACTTCGAGACCGCCTCCAGGGCCTATCGCCAGGCGGTATCGCAAGGTGCGCAATCGCGTTTCAAGGACCCGGAAAGCAACCTTGGCCTGGCGCATGCGCTGATCAGCAAGGGCAGTGAAAGGGGCCTGGATACCCGCACGCGCCTGGAAATCAACAGCACCCTGAGTGCGGTGGCCAAGGAAAACCCCAGCGATCCGGGGTTGCAGATTCGCGCCCGCCTGATGAAGGCCACCAGCCTGTTGCTCAACGATGCTGAAACGGCGGAAAAGCTCACTGAGCAGGCGATGTTGCGCCTGGACGGGATGGAACAGTTCATGAGCCCGGAAGCAGCGTTGCTGGTGGCCAAGCAACTGCAGATGCTGGGACAGGCCGATGCCGGCGCATCGATGCTGAAAAACTGTGCGGAAATCTACGGCGACGACCCGAAGGTGATGGAAGGCATCGCCAAGCTCACCGATGACCCGGCGATCCTCAACTCCGCCAACGCCGCGGCGGACATGAACCGCCAGGGTGTGCGCAGTTACAAGGCTGGCGCCCTGGGCGAGGCCCGGGACCTGTTCCGCCGGGCCCTGGCCATGCAACCGAAGAACATCAGTATTGCCCTGAACATGGCGCAGTCGTTATTGCACGGCACCGACATCACCCAGGATACGGCGCTGCTGGAAGAGTGCCGGACCTGCCTGAAAATGGTCGGCCTGATGCCCGATACCGACGCGCGTTATCCGCGCTATCAGAAGCTGCGAAGCAAGGCGTTTGGCGAATGA
- a CDS encoding phytanoyl-CoA dioxygenase family protein, protein MQTCIQNLIDQGAHIFGEILDADRTQALYREMVAARAFGAGLFMDEAEYLAQENHLNANPNKTFNFLNAFEPQLQFIEQDPRLTAVLDEVLGADYEVVIKKAVCGVPDSWLPDWVREKIRDVNVANLGPYIKKPFRDITYFRGIDFHQDIIDWPQGRVELDPSTFLTLYVYLHEVTENDSPLHLMPGTHRFGATLFPHQLAHQDQDQWTYADDHGQQMACQDYRLTGGPGYVGLWHNCTLHGTRPVANESEQFRLSLRYLLGKSRSNTDKTAIDTINAVIQGELQPVTTRRDLNAKGIAQIKGNIINNNG, encoded by the coding sequence ATGCAAACCTGTATCCAAAACCTCATCGACCAGGGCGCCCACATCTTTGGCGAGATCCTGGACGCTGATCGCACGCAGGCGCTGTACCGCGAGATGGTCGCCGCACGGGCCTTCGGGGCCGGGCTGTTCATGGACGAGGCTGAATACCTGGCCCAGGAAAACCACCTCAACGCCAACCCGAACAAGACCTTCAACTTCCTCAATGCCTTCGAGCCGCAGTTGCAGTTCATCGAGCAGGATCCGCGCCTCACCGCGGTGCTCGATGAAGTGCTCGGCGCCGACTATGAAGTGGTGATCAAGAAAGCGGTATGCGGCGTACCGGATTCGTGGCTGCCGGACTGGGTGCGGGAAAAGATCCGCGATGTGAATGTGGCGAACCTGGGGCCGTACATCAAAAAGCCCTTTCGCGACATCACCTACTTCCGCGGGATCGACTTTCATCAGGACATCATCGACTGGCCCCAGGGCCGGGTGGAACTCGACCCTTCGACCTTCCTGACCCTCTATGTGTACCTGCACGAGGTCACCGAAAACGACTCACCCCTGCACTTGATGCCCGGCACTCACCGTTTTGGCGCCACGTTGTTCCCTCATCAGCTGGCGCATCAGGACCAAGACCAATGGACCTACGCCGACGATCATGGGCAGCAGATGGCCTGTCAGGATTACCGATTGACCGGTGGGCCAGGTTACGTTGGGCTCTGGCATAACTGCACCTTGCACGGTACAAGGCCGGTAGCCAACGAGTCGGAACAGTTCCGCCTGTCGCTGCGCTACCTGCTGGGCAAGTCCCGAAGCAACACCGACAAGACCGCGATCGATACCATCAATGCTGTTATCCAGGGCGAGCTGCAACCGGTAACGACCCGACGCGACCTGAATGCCAAGGGCATTGCCCAGATCAAAGGCAACATCATCAATAACAATGGCTAG
- a CDS encoding glycosyltransferase family 61 protein, translated as MSTGFEQKARVLIFGTGAGGVNFYKYNRRRYRVIGFVDNNQQKQGQRLFGKLIHAPQQLGALVFDKIIIASDYYREIYPQLTDKLAIDEQRIEVFHGAQINSQLPWFQRIGKRLEQLGYECMCKQPGLISDLLYRLFFRRQDTRRLALRWLDESDEHKVHVFRPSQPGTSQPPRFIHQSTPAITLELPEIALYHFRQGQVCSVSRSVMLPDGQLVLERVPTAKSLQADYSAAHLLYHGQRLALVRSGKPVELEKGLLISGCNEQNYYHWTVEVLSQLQFVAELPPQYADYPLLISKSSQNIPSIKALIEAIGVDRPLVLLENITSYQVADLLLISAPNNMIPNFKGAAQNSASSGFVRPESIHFLREKALHLAHDIPISELPKRVFLARKGFLRHYNQAEILKLLEPYGFTCVYMEEQDINHQVAIMANAEVIVGPTGAAWTNLIFASKNARALCWMAEEYGELSCFSNLAAIVGVEMDYIAYRVGSTDSRELYYRNYRVDAKSVENWLQQHLSKRLEGETR; from the coding sequence GTGTCGACAGGGTTTGAACAGAAAGCGCGGGTGCTGATATTCGGTACCGGCGCCGGTGGGGTCAACTTCTACAAGTACAACCGCCGCCGCTACCGGGTGATCGGCTTCGTCGATAACAACCAGCAGAAGCAGGGCCAGCGCCTGTTCGGCAAGTTGATCCACGCCCCTCAGCAACTGGGCGCGCTGGTTTTCGACAAGATCATCATCGCCAGCGATTACTACCGCGAGATCTACCCACAGCTCACCGACAAACTGGCGATCGACGAGCAACGGATCGAAGTCTTCCATGGCGCGCAGATCAATTCGCAACTCCCATGGTTCCAGCGTATAGGCAAACGCCTGGAACAACTGGGCTATGAATGCATGTGCAAGCAACCGGGCCTGATCAGCGACCTGCTGTACCGGCTGTTTTTTCGACGCCAGGATACCCGGCGCCTGGCCTTGCGCTGGCTGGATGAAAGCGACGAGCACAAGGTCCATGTATTTCGCCCAAGCCAACCGGGCACCAGCCAGCCGCCACGGTTCATCCATCAATCGACACCGGCGATCACCCTGGAATTACCCGAGATAGCTCTCTACCACTTCCGCCAGGGGCAAGTCTGTTCAGTGTCCCGTTCGGTGATGCTGCCGGACGGACAACTGGTGCTGGAGCGAGTGCCCACTGCGAAATCCCTGCAGGCCGACTATAGTGCTGCGCACCTGCTCTACCACGGGCAGCGCCTGGCCCTGGTCAGGAGCGGCAAGCCTGTGGAGCTGGAAAAAGGCCTGCTGATCAGCGGCTGCAACGAGCAGAACTATTACCACTGGACGGTAGAAGTGTTATCGCAACTGCAATTCGTGGCCGAACTGCCGCCGCAATATGCGGACTATCCACTGCTGATCTCCAAGAGCAGCCAGAACATTCCCTCGATCAAGGCCCTGATCGAGGCGATCGGCGTTGACCGCCCGCTGGTGCTCCTGGAAAACATCACCAGTTACCAGGTGGCGGACCTGCTGCTGATCAGTGCCCCGAACAATATGATCCCGAACTTCAAAGGCGCGGCACAGAACAGTGCCAGCAGCGGCTTCGTCCGCCCGGAGTCGATCCATTTCCTGCGGGAAAAGGCGCTGCATCTGGCCCATGACATTCCCATCAGCGAACTCCCCAAACGAGTATTCCTGGCCCGCAAAGGCTTTCTCCGGCACTACAACCAGGCCGAGATCCTCAAGCTGCTGGAACCCTATGGGTTTACCTGCGTGTACATGGAAGAACAGGACATCAACCATCAGGTGGCGATCATGGCCAATGCCGAAGTCATAGTTGGCCCCACGGGTGCAGCCTGGACCAATCTGATTTTCGCCTCGAAAAACGCGCGCGCACTGTGCTGGATGGCCGAGGAATACGGGGAGCTGTCGTGCTTTTCCAACCTGGCGGCGATTGTCGGCGTCGAAATGGACTACATCGCTTACCGGGTAGGCTCGACCGACTCCAGGGAACTGTATTACCGAAATTATCGGGTCGACGCCAAGAGCGTTGAAAACTGGCTGCAACAGCATTTGTCGAAACGGCTCGAAGGGGAGACGCGATGA
- a CDS encoding sugar 3,4-ketoisomerase encodes MKIHILPLQTHGDDRGSLIALEEGKNIPFPVKRVYYMFNTGEGVRRGYHAHKTLKQVAIAVRGSCRFLLDDGREKIDITLDNPCQGLLIESFIWREMYDFSPDCVLMVLADQLYEEGDYVRDYAQFMDMVGQ; translated from the coding sequence ATGAAGATTCACATTCTGCCGCTGCAGACCCACGGCGATGACCGCGGCTCGCTGATCGCCCTGGAAGAGGGGAAAAACATCCCCTTCCCGGTCAAGCGGGTGTACTACATGTTCAATACCGGTGAAGGGGTTCGCCGCGGCTATCACGCCCATAAGACCCTCAAGCAGGTGGCCATCGCCGTACGTGGCTCATGCCGTTTTCTGCTGGACGACGGCCGGGAAAAGATCGACATCACCCTGGACAATCCTTGCCAGGGCCTGCTGATCGAATCCTTTATCTGGCGTGAGATGTATGACTTCTCTCCAGACTGTGTGCTGATGGTTCTGGCCGATCAACTCTACGAAGAAGGCGACTATGTCCGAGACTATGCCCAGTTCATGGACATGGTCGGACAAT